Proteins from one Ficedula albicollis isolate OC2 chromosome 21, FicAlb1.5, whole genome shotgun sequence genomic window:
- the TMEM52 gene encoding transmembrane protein 52 — MSDWTSLWYVWLILLLVFLLLLCGVSASCIKFCCRKKRLPVESFPRHPCDLAVIGIDSDSTAHSTVTSYSSWQYPPSVQIPLVFVDMDKNTVSPPAYSLYAMDLPPSYDEAVQMGKQVARTNQKLNDIPEQVTPGGLNPSQSLPDTINRDPATQANSEDSEDATKEQPQV, encoded by the exons ATGTCTGATTGGACAAGTCTGTGGTATGTCTG GTTGATCTTGCTGCtggtgttcctgctgctgctctgtggggtcTCAGCGAGCTGCATCAAATTCTGCTGCCGCAAGAAGAGGCTCCCGGTGGAGAGCTTCCCTCGGCACCCCTGTGACTTGGCAGTGATTGGCATTGACAGCgacagcactgcccacagcacagtGACCT CATACAGCTCATGGCAGTACCCTCCAAGTGTCCAGATTCCCTTGGTGTTTGTGGATATGGATAAGAACACTGTGTCCCCTCCAGCTTACAGCCTCTATGCCATGGACCTGCCTCCTTCCTATGATGAAGCTGTTCAAATGGGAAAGCAAGTGGCACGGACAAACCAGAAACTTAATGACATCCCTGAACAGGTGACACCAGGAGGGCTGAATCCCAGCCAGTCCCTACCTGACACAATCAACAGAGATCCAGCAACACAGGCAAATTCAGAAGATTCAGAAGATGCCACAAAAGAACAGCCACAGGTCTGA